In a genomic window of Muntiacus reevesi chromosome 1, mMunRee1.1, whole genome shotgun sequence:
- the LOC136158754 gene encoding histone-lysine N-methyltransferase PRDM9-like — translation MRPNRSPEESPEGDAGRTERKPTAKDAFKDISVYFSKEEWEEMGEWEKIRYRNVKRNYEALIAIGFRATRPTFMHPRRQAIKPQGDDTEDSDEEWTPRQQGKPSSMPFRVEHSKHQKRMSRAALSNESGLKELLGAAESLKTSGSKQAQKPVPPSRKARTPGQHPRQKVELRGKETGVKRYSLRERKGHVYQEVSEPQDDDYLYCEECQNFFIDSCAAHGPPSFVKDCAVEKGHANRSALTLPPGLSIRLSGIPDAGLGVWNEASDLPPGLHFGPYEGQITDDEEAANSGYAWLITKGRNCYEYVDGKDTSWANWMRYVNCARDDEEQNQVAFQYHGQIFYRTCRVVRPGCELLVWYGDEYGQDLGIKRNSRGKSELAAGREPKPKMHPCPSCSLAFSSQKFLSRHIQRSHPSQTLLRPSERDLLPEDPCPGSQNQRYSDPHSPSDKPEGQEAKDRPQQLLKSVITASGVPDATTGVQFSALPPAAV, via the exons ATGAGGCCGAAcaggtctccagaggagagcCCTGAGGGAGATGCTGGGAGAACAGAGAGGAAGCCCACG gccaaagatgctttcaaagacatctcTGTATACTTCTCCAAGGaggaatgggaagagatgggagaatgggaaaaaatccgatataggaatgtgaaaagaaactacgaagcgctgattgctatag gtttcagagCCACTCGACCAACTTTCATGCATCCCCGCAGGCAGGCCATCAAGCCCCAGGGAGATGACACTGAGGATTCTGATGAAGAGTGGACACCAAGGCAGCAAG GTAAACCTTCTTCGATGCCCTTCAGAGTGGAGCACAGTAAACACCAGAAG AGAATGTCCAGGGCAGCATTAAGTAATGAATCTGGTTTGAAGGAATTGCTGGGAGCAGCAGAATCGCTGAAGACAAGTGGCTCCAAGCAGGCTCAGAAACCGGTCCCCCCTTCCAGAAAAGCAAGGACCCCTGGACAGCACCCCAGACAAAAAGTCG aactcagaggaaaggagactggagtgaagaGGTACAGTCTACGGGAAAGAAAGGGCCACGTGTACCAAGAGGTCAGCGAGCCCCAGGATGACGACTACCTCT ATTGTGAGGAGTGTCAGAACTTCTTCATCGACAGCTGTGCTGCCCATGGGCCCCCAAGCTTTGTAAAGGACTGTGCAGTGGAAAAGGGGCATGCCAATCGCTCAGCCCTCACTCTGCCCCCTGGGTTAAGCATCAGACTGTCGGGCATCCCTGACGCTGGGCTTGGAGTGTGGAACGAGGCATCCGATCTGCCACCGGGCCTGCACTTTGGCCCCTATGAGGGCCAGATCACAGATGATGAAGAGGCTGCCAACAGTGGATATGCCTGGCTG ATCACCAAAGGGAGGAACTGCTACGagtatgtggatggaaaggacacgtcttgggccaactggatgag GTATGTGAACTGTGCTCGGGACGACGAGGAGCAGAACCAGGTGGCCTTCCAGTATCACGGGCAGATCTTCTACCGAACCTGCCGGGTGGTCAGGCCgggctgtgagctgctggtctGGTACGGGGACGAGTATGGTCAGGACCTTGGCATCAAGCGGAACAGCAGGGGGAAGAGTGAGCTCGCGGCTGGGAGAG AACCGAAGCCCAAGATGCACCCAtgtccctcctgctctctggccttttccagccagaaattcctcagccgacacatccaacgcagtcacccctctcagaccctcctgAGACCATCTGAAAGAGACCTCCTACCAGAGGATCCCTGCCCAGGCAGTCAAAATCAGCGATATTCAGATCCACACAGCCCGAGCGACAAACCTGAGGGTCAGGAGGCCAAGGACAGGCCCCAACAATTGCTGAAAAGC GTCATCACAGCATCTGGAGTTCCAGATGCGACCACAGGGGTCCAGTTCTCAGCCCTGCCCCCTGCAGCTGTGTGA